Part of the uncultured Desulfobacter sp. genome, AGGGTGATTGCGTCCGTATACCGGCACAATCCGCTTTACCTGGCTGCCGTGAAAAGCGGTCAAATATCGGCCATGGTTCCCCTGTTTTGCTTCAACCGGCCCTTTTACCCGTCTGAATGGATCTCCATCCCCTTTTTTGACCATGCCGGTATTCTGGCAAAGACGCCGGAGGCCGGACACTGCCTCGTGGAAAAAGCGTGGGAAACGCTTGGCTGCAAAACCAACGCCGGGTTAAGCATCCGGCAGGATGCGAATGTTGACCTGTCCGGGCAAATCCTTGGGGGCCGGCGTCCAAAAATTTTCACCGAAAAGAGAGGGCTGGCCATTGCCCTGGCACCCGGTCCCCGTCAGATGATGGCGGCGTTTCCCGCCAAACTCAGAAGCCAGATCAACAAAGGGATAAAAAACGGACTGACCTGGGATATTGGCGGGCCGACGCTTTTGCCGGCATTTTACAAGGTATTTGCCCGAAACATGCGGGATCTGGGCTCCCCGGTCCATTCCTTGAGCTTTTTTAAAACCATCTTTTCCGTCTTCCCGGGCCGGGCATTCATCTGCGTGGTGTACCACAAAGGGACTCCGGCGGCCGCAGGATTTGTTTTCCGGTTTAAAAACCGACTGTTCAATCCCTGGGCCTCATCGGTTAGAGCGTTCCGGTCCCTGAACACCAATATGCTGCTCTACTGGCAAATGATCCGGCTGGCCTGCAGCCTCAACCTCGACATGTTTGACATGGGCAGATCTTCAAAGGGTGCCCCCACCTTTCGGTTCAAACAACAATGGGGGCCCAAGCAGACACCACTTTCCTGGTATACCTGGGCAGGAGACCGTCGCAGAGCACCGGCGGAGACCCTGGTCATTAATTCCTGGAAAAAACTGCCCCTGGGCGTCGCCAACCTGGCAGGCCCCCGGGTCAGAAAACACATTTCATTGTGATCGAGGCTCACAGAACCATGCCGCTGTCGATTCCCATGCCCTTGCTGGTTACCATTGATGATGCAGGCTGGTGGCTGGGGCAGGACGAATCAGCAATCGGCCGGCCCTTTCGCACCGGGATGCCAAGGGCCCATTGTCCGGAAGACTATACGGCTCTGGTTGCCCTGGGCCGCAGCCTGGACATGAAGATCCCGGCCGGTTTTGTGCTCTGCGAGTGGGACCGGAACCGGCTGCTCAGAGAGGTGCCCTCTGCCACCTGGATGGGCGAGCAATGGCAATCTCCATTTACAGACCCGGCGGCCATGGAAAAGGCGGCACAGATCATTCAAAACGGCCGGGATCATCTTGAGGTGGCCGTCCATGGGGTGGGCCATGAATTCTGGGACCGGGGCCAAATGTTTCGCAGCGAGTTTCACAACACCCAAGGAAAAATGCGGCCCCGGGACCTGGTCAAAAAACATCTGGAATATTTTTTCAAGCTCCTGGGCGCATTGGGTCTGCCCGGCGATCCCCGGCTCTTTATCCCCCCTGCCCTGCACCACGGCTTCGGCCAAGGGGAAAAAGGGTTCCAGGCCATTGCCCGGGCCTTTGGCCTCCAGTACATCAGCCTGGTCTTTTCCCGGATAGACTGCCCGATTGTCCCCCAGCTCCCCGGGATTGGCTGGGAAGAAGGCGTCCTGCTCATGGAGCGGGGGATATCCCAAACCAAGTGGCACCAGGTGGCGGCACCGCCGACATTCAACTTCAATTCGCCCATCCTTGCCCTGCACTGGGCCAATATCCTCCACCCCGATCCAGGTAGAAACATGGCGGTGATCCATGCCTGGTCCGATTTTATAAAAGAGGGGGCAAAGAGAAATAAGGTGGTGCTTGCCAAGGACTTCCCTGGATGCCTGACCCAATATCTCAATGCCACCCAGTCCCGGATAGACGTCGGGGAACATAAGATCATCGTATCTTTAGACTGGATTCAAAAGCTACCGTCAAAGGCCCTGACCGATACCCTGTTTTTTTTCTTGAACCTGCCCAGGGGCGTACAATTACAATTATCCGGGGCAGAGAAAAAAAAGCCTCGCAACGATAATGAAGCAATGTTCATTAAAACCGGGCTGCCCAGGGGAGGAAAAATCGTTTTCGAATACAGTCGACCCGCCAAAACAAAGACTTGTATATAAAATAACTATACGTTTATGAAAGATAGATTAGAATTATCTTTTTGACAGAAGCCGTCCCGTTTCTATAATTGCCCAATGGAATTGAAATGTTATCCCCAAATAGAGATTCAGACCATCCTTGAAAAGGGAACCGCCGTCCAGAACGAAGATTTTTTGATCATCCAGGACAATATCCTCGGGGTCTTTGACGGGGCCACCAGCCTGAACAGTCAAAAGTTCAGCCAAGACCGGACCGGGGGCACCATTGCCTCGCGTACAGCCGGTGCCGTTTTTAAAAAGAACCATTTTCCTTTAAACCAGCTGGCCTGCCAGGCCAATGATGCAATTATGCGGCAGATGGTTTCCAACGGGGTGGACATCTCAAAAAAAGAAAATCTCTGGAGTACCAGTGCGGCGGTTGTACGCCTCAAAGCGCGCTCTATAGAATGGGTCCAGAGCGGGGATGCCGTCATTATTCTTATCTACGAGGACGGCAGCCACCGGGAGCTGGTGGAGCGGGAAGACCATGACCATGAAACCCTGGCGTTGTGGAAAGATTTGGTCCGCACCCACCTTCCCGACACCGGCAAGGCAGATGTTTCTCCCGAACGTGCCCCCCAGCAGATCCTTGATCTGATGCGAGGCAAACTGGCCGGCCAGATCCGCAAGGTTCGTTCGGGCATGAACATCACCTATGGGGTGCTTAACGGCGAAAAAACGGCAGAAGCCTTTCTGAGCCAGGGGGAAGAGCCTTTGGACCGGGTGGCCCATGTGCTGATCTTTACCGACGGTCTCTCCATCCCCCGGCCCGAGCCGGGCCCCCGAAAGGATTTTACCAACCTTGTCAAAACCTACCTGAACCTGGGCCTGGACGGCCTTAAACAGATGATTCGCAACCAGGAAGAAAAAGATCCCCATTGCCTGCGCTGTCCCCGGTTCAAGTGCCATGACGACATTGCCGCCATCGCCATGCAATTTTAGAAAAATTGACGCAGGAACATTCAGATAGAAGCCTCACCCGTCTCCACCACGTCCATAACCGGCTGCCCGATCAGTTCCGATAACGGCACAACAGAAAGCTTCCGGGATTCAAGCCCGTCCAATACAGATTCAAGTTCGGATAAAAACAGACGGGTGAACTGGTTGTCAGGCGTTTCGAACCGGGGGGTTAAATCATGCAGCAAAATAATATCACCGGGTCTTACCCGGCCCAGTATTTTTGACGCCATCCCGGATACGTTGCGGTTTCCTGCGTCCATGGCCCGGCAGGAAAAATTGACGGCAGTCATCCCAAGTTCCCGGAGAACAGGTCCCAGTTTGGGGTTGGCAATGCCTGCAGGTGGCCGGAAAACCAGCGGCCGGATGCCGTGGGTTCCAAGAACATCTTGGGTTTGGACAATCTCCGCTTTGAGCTGCCGGCTTGATTTGAGCATGATCAAAGGGTCATGGGAATAGGTATGGTTTCCGATGGTGTGGCCCTGGGCCAGAATCCGGGCAATAAGGTCCGGATGACGCCGGGCATTTTTTCCTGTGACAAAAAATGTGGCCGACACCTGGTAAGATTGAAGGAGATCCAGGACCAACGGGGTGGTGACCCTGTCCGGCCCATCGTCAAAGGAGAGAGAGACACACGCCTTTTTACGATTGCCCCGGCAGACGACGGGCAAAAAAAAACCGAACCGCGTTGCACAAGGCGCCGCCAGGCAGAGCCCAACAAATCCTGCCAGGGGCAAAATACTCCACACAGGCCCCCAAAGGACAAACAAGACACCCGCCAGGATAAACGCAGCAATGCCCGTTTTCTCTGCGATGCTCCATGTTTTTTTTACAGGTATTTTCAAGTACGCAGTCCCGGGATATTCTTTCAAGCAGTGATTTGACTGCATGACTATACCAGTCAGCCCGGCATAGATCCAGCGGATTCATATTCGGACGTTCCGCCTCACCACGCTCTCAACAAGGCCACCGCTGCACTGAAAAAACAAAAGGACCTGCCGGGCGATGGTGCCGACAGGTCCTTTTATACCCCCGTAACGGGAGAGTCGCTTATTCCATGGGCATGGTTTTAAACCCAATGGCCAAAATGATAAAAAAAAGGGTCATACCCGAGCCAGATGGCCCACCAGTCCACTTTTTTCCACATTTTCGACCATTCCCACTTACCCACATCTTTTACAACTTGTGAATTACCAGACAAAACGTCCTCCTCCTTCTTATATTTTCGTATGTTCCGTGTTATAAAAAGCGTATGAAACTAAATCCAGGGCCGCGCCCTGCGGCATGAGTTTATATGAGAGAGCCGATAAGTTACTAAACTTCTTTCATTCTTTGTTGTGGGGCGATTTTGGGCGCTGATAGACCAAGTCGGCCCATGGCCGTTATAAGGACGCGAAAAAAGAGGCCATGGACATCTTCTCCCGGGAATATCTAACCTGCCTGTTCCGGGAGACCCGGGGCAACATTTCAGAGACCTCCCGGCGCAGCGGCCTGGAACGGGCCTCCATTCAAAAAATTATCAAGCGCCTGGATCTGGATATGTCCCGGTTCAGGGCGTAAGGTCTGCCATTAACCGCAACTTTATTTTTTAACACACACCAACCCAAGCCATAAGGAGTAAAATCTATGGAGATATCAGGTAAAAAAATCGGGAAACTGGCCTTTGAGATTAATCAGGACGCTTACACCTACACCCTGGATGCCCCTGAAAGCGTCGGCGGAGAAGGCAAAGGGCCATCCCCCAAGGGCCTTCTTCTAAGCAGCCTGATCGGATGCACCGGCATTGATGTGGCCATGATCCTGGGTAAAATGCGGGTGGAGATTCAGGATCTTAAAATCACGGCACAAACCGAACTGACAGACGAACAGCCGTCGGTATTTAAAGAAATCACGCTCTCGTATCGCATCACCGGCGATGAAAAAGACATAAAAAAAATCAAACGGGCCGTATCCATGTCCATGGAAACCTACTGCGGAGTATCTGCCATGCTCGAAAAGCACAGCCCCATTATCCATAATATCTATCTGAATGGTCGAGAGGTTTAGACGATCTCATAATTTCAAAGATGGCTTCCACAGCGGACGGCTTCTTCCTGCCAGCATGGTGATTGCCGGCGGCACAATTAATGTGACAAACCTGGCCTTGTCTTTGGTGGCACCGGCCGAAGGCGATGAAGTCGAAGAAGCTGAGACGAAATACACGGTCAGCGCCATTAAAATCCCCATGTACAAGTAAACAACCATCACGTTACCGATGCCCGTGCAACTGCCCTCGCCCCAGTGCAGACGAGGGCTGTTTTTTGGGGATAAGGCCCATATAAACAGCCATGGGCTGACCTGACATATCAGCACTGAAGGACGGCCCACAACCAAGGTTGAAAGAACTCAGTAACTTACTGAGCTCTTTCATATAACAGCCATGGGCTGACCTGACATATAAGCACTGAAGGACAGCCCACAACCAAGGTTGAAAGAACTCAGTAACTTACTGAGCTCTTTCATATAAAAAAATATGATAAGGAGTATTCAATGGAACCTGCCATCAGCAAAAGAGCATTGATCGAAAAATTACAGGACTGGGGGGCAAGTATCGTCCGCATCGCAGATACGGCCAAGCTGTCAGGCATTGATACGGAGCCCAAAAATCTTTTGGACGGTTTTCCCAGGGCGGTGAGTATCGCCGTGCAGCTTTCAGATCCAATCATGGAAATGATCGACAAGACGCCCACGCCACTGTATTCATCCCACTACATCCGCGTCAATGCCCAGCTTGACAACATCGCCGTCAAAACGACGAACCTGCTGCAATCAAGCGGCGCCCGGGCCCTTCCGATTCCTGCAAGCCAGGTACTCGATGCGGAGAACTGGACATCGTATATATCCCATAAAGCC contains:
- a CDS encoding GNAT family N-acetyltransferase, with protein sequence MQLKIIDRPFEWDRFVMQHPGACFTHLFGWRRVIASVYRHNPLYLAAVKSGQISAMVPLFCFNRPFYPSEWISIPFFDHAGILAKTPEAGHCLVEKAWETLGCKTNAGLSIRQDANVDLSGQILGGRRPKIFTEKRGLAIALAPGPRQMMAAFPAKLRSQINKGIKNGLTWDIGGPTLLPAFYKVFARNMRDLGSPVHSLSFFKTIFSVFPGRAFICVVYHKGTPAAAGFVFRFKNRLFNPWASSVRAFRSLNTNMLLYWQMIRLACSLNLDMFDMGRSSKGAPTFRFKQQWGPKQTPLSWYTWAGDRRRAPAETLVINSWKKLPLGVANLAGPRVRKHISL
- a CDS encoding polysaccharide deacetylase family protein — protein: MKIPVKKTWSIAEKTGIAAFILAGVLFVLWGPVWSILPLAGFVGLCLAAPCATRFGFFLPVVCRGNRKKACVSLSFDDGPDRVTTPLVLDLLQSYQVSATFFVTGKNARRHPDLIARILAQGHTIGNHTYSHDPLIMLKSSRQLKAEIVQTQDVLGTHGIRPLVFRPPAGIANPKLGPVLRELGMTAVNFSCRAMDAGNRNVSGMASKILGRVRPGDIILLHDLTPRFETPDNQFTRLFLSELESVLDGLESRKLSVVPLSELIGQPVMDVVETGEASI
- a CDS encoding OsmC family protein — protein: MEISGKKIGKLAFEINQDAYTYTLDAPESVGGEGKGPSPKGLLLSSLIGCTGIDVAMILGKMRVEIQDLKITAQTELTDEQPSVFKEITLSYRITGDEKDIKKIKRAVSMSMETYCGVSAMLEKHSPIIHNIYLNGREV